The Symphalangus syndactylus isolate Jambi chromosome 11, NHGRI_mSymSyn1-v2.1_pri, whole genome shotgun sequence genome contains a region encoding:
- the USB1 gene encoding U6 snRNA phosphodiesterase 1 isoform X1, producing the protein MSAAPLVGYSSSGSEDESEDGMRTRPGDGSHRRGRSPLPRQRFPVPDSVLNMFPGTEEGPEDDSTKHGGRVRTFPHERGNWATHVYVPYEAKEEFLDLLDVLLPHAQTYVPRLVRMEAFHLSLSQSVVLRHHWILPFVQALKARMTSFQRFFFTANQVKIYTNQEKTRTFIGLEVTSGHAQFLDLVSEVDRVMEEFDLTTFYQDPSFHLSLAWCVGDARLQLEGQCLQELQAIVDGFEDAEVLLRVHTEQVRCKSGNKFFSMPLK; encoded by the exons ATGAGCGCGGCGCCCCTGGTGGGCTACAGCAGCAGCGGCTCCGAGGATGAGTCCGAGGACGGGATGCGGACCAGGCCGGGGGATGGGAGCCACCGTCG tgGCCGGAGCCCCCTTCCCAGGCAGAGATTTCCAGTACCTGACAGTGTGCTGAACATGTTCCCCGGCACCGAGGAGGGGCCTGAAGATGACAGCACAAAACACGGGGGACGGGTGCGCACCTTCCCCCACGAGCGGGGCAACTGGGCCACCCACGTCTATGTACCAT ATGAAGCCAAGGAGGAGTTCCTGGATCTGCTTGATGTGTTGCTGCCCCATGCCCAGACATATGTCCCCCGGCTGGTAAGGATGGAGGCATTCCACCTCAGCCTGTCCCAGAGCGTGGTTCTGCGCCACCACTGGATCCTCCCCTTCGTGCAGGCTCTGAAAGCTCGTATGACCTCCTTCCAGAG ATTCTTCTTTACTGCCAACCAGGTAAAGATTTACACCAATCAAGAGAAAACCAG GACCTTTATTGGGCTTGAGGTCACTTCAGGGCATGCCCAGTTCCTGGACCTGGTTTCAGAGGTGGATAGAGTCATGGAGGAATTCGACCTCACCACTTTCTACCAG GACccttctttccacctcagcctggcCTGGTGTGTGGGTGATGCACGTCTCCAGCTGGAGGGGCAGTGCCTGCAGGAACTACAG GCAATCGTGGATGGGTTTGAAGATGCTGAGGTGCTGCTGCGCGTGCACACTGAGCAAGTCCGCTGCAAGTCTGGGAACAAGTTCTTCTCGATGCCTTTGAAGTGA
- the USB1 gene encoding U6 snRNA phosphodiesterase 1 isoform X2: MSAAPLVGYSSSGSEDESEDGMRTRPGDGSHRRGRSPLPRQRFPVPDSVLNMFPGTEEGPEDDSTKHGGRVRTFPHERGNWATHVYVPYEAKEEFLDLLDVLLPHAQTYVPRLVRMEAFHLSLSQSVVLRHHWILPFVQALKARMTSFQRTFIGLEVTSGHAQFLDLVSEVDRVMEEFDLTTFYQDPSFHLSLAWCVGDARLQLEGQCLQELQAIVDGFEDAEVLLRVHTEQVRCKSGNKFFSMPLK, from the exons ATGAGCGCGGCGCCCCTGGTGGGCTACAGCAGCAGCGGCTCCGAGGATGAGTCCGAGGACGGGATGCGGACCAGGCCGGGGGATGGGAGCCACCGTCG tgGCCGGAGCCCCCTTCCCAGGCAGAGATTTCCAGTACCTGACAGTGTGCTGAACATGTTCCCCGGCACCGAGGAGGGGCCTGAAGATGACAGCACAAAACACGGGGGACGGGTGCGCACCTTCCCCCACGAGCGGGGCAACTGGGCCACCCACGTCTATGTACCAT ATGAAGCCAAGGAGGAGTTCCTGGATCTGCTTGATGTGTTGCTGCCCCATGCCCAGACATATGTCCCCCGGCTGGTAAGGATGGAGGCATTCCACCTCAGCCTGTCCCAGAGCGTGGTTCTGCGCCACCACTGGATCCTCCCCTTCGTGCAGGCTCTGAAAGCTCGTATGACCTCCTTCCAGAG GACCTTTATTGGGCTTGAGGTCACTTCAGGGCATGCCCAGTTCCTGGACCTGGTTTCAGAGGTGGATAGAGTCATGGAGGAATTCGACCTCACCACTTTCTACCAG GACccttctttccacctcagcctggcCTGGTGTGTGGGTGATGCACGTCTCCAGCTGGAGGGGCAGTGCCTGCAGGAACTACAG GCAATCGTGGATGGGTTTGAAGATGCTGAGGTGCTGCTGCGCGTGCACACTGAGCAAGTCCGCTGCAAGTCTGGGAACAAGTTCTTCTCGATGCCTTTGAAGTGA
- the ZNF319 gene encoding zinc finger protein 319 isoform X2 — MSESWQQPPQTQPQQPQPPQPQHHAEPPPALAEHTLPPGTAENPLGCAVYGILLQPDPGLQPQQHAPLQAAGESGPKCGVCGHDLAHLSSPHEHQCLAGHDRSFQCTQCLKIFHQATDLLEHQCVQAEQKPFVCGVCKMGFSLLTSLAQHHSSHSGLVKCSICEKTYKPAEAAEPATTAAPSLPAAPPPSTVTPAEQADKPYSCPICQKPFKHLSELSRHERIHTGEKPYKCTLCDKSFSQSSHLVHHKRTHSSERPYKCAVCEKTFKHRSHLVRHMYAHSGEHHLFRCNVCELHFKESSELLQHPCTPSGERPFRCGECQKAFKRPSDLRQHERTHSAERPFKCDLCPMGFKQQYALMRHRRTHKTEEPFKCGLCEKGFGQPSHLLYHQHVHTLETLFKCPVCQKGFDQSAELLRHKCLPGAAERPFKCPVCNKAYKRASALQKHQLAHCAAAEKPLRCTLCERRFFSSSEFVQHRCDPAREKPLKCPDCEKRFKYASDLQRHRRVHTGEKPYKCPNCDKAFKQREHLNKHQGVHAREQQFK, encoded by the coding sequence ATGTCGGAAAGCTGGCAACAGCCGCCACAGACGCAGCCGCAGCAGCCACAGCCACCGCAGCCTCAGCACCATGCAGAGCCACCGCCAGCCCTGGCAGAGCACACGCTGCCACCGGGCACGGCGGAGAACCCCCTGGGCTGTGCCGTCTATGGCATCCTCTTGCAGCCAGACCCGGGCCTGCAGCCCCAACAACACGCACCCCTGCAGGCAGCAGGAGAGTCAGGCCCCAAATGTGGCGTGTGTGGTCACGACCTGGCGCACCTGTCCAGTCCGCATGAGCACCAGTGTCTGGCGGGCCATGACCGCTCATTCCAGTGCACACAGTGTCTCAAGATCTTCCACCAGGCCACTGACCTGCTGGAGCACCAGTGCGTGCAGGCTGAGCAGAAGCCCTTCGTATGTGGGGTCTGCAAGATGGGCTTCTCACTACTCACCTCACTGGCACAGCACCACAGCTCCCACAGTGGCCTGGTGAAGTGTTCCATCTGTGAAAAGACCTACAAGCCAGCCGAGGCAGCGGAGCCGGCCACCACTGCCGCCCCGTCGCTTCCCGCAGCACCCCCGCCTTCCACTGTCACCCCTGCTGAACAGGCCGATAAGCCCTACAGCTGCCCCATCTGCCAAAAGCCCTTCAAGCACCTGTCGGAGCTCTCTCGGCATGAGCGGATCCACACCGGTGAGAAGCCCTACAAGTGCACGCTGTGTGACAAAAGCTTCAGCCAGTCGTCGCACCTGGTGCACCACAAGCGCACGCACAGCTCCGAGCGGCCCTACAAGTGTGCAGTCTGTGAGAAGACCTTCAAGCACCGCTCTCACCTGGTGCGCCACATGTACGCGCACTCAGGCGAGCACCACCTGTTCCGCTGCAACGTGTGCGAGTTGCATTTCAAGGAGTCGTCGGAGCTGCTGCAGCACCCGTGCACGCCAAGTGGGGAGCGGCCCTTCCGCTGCGGCGAGTGCCAGAAGGCCTTTAAGCGGCCCTCGGACCTGCGGCAGCATGAGCGCACACACAGCGCCGAGCGGCCCTTCAAGTGCGACCTGTGCCCCATGGGCTTCAAGCAGCAGTATGCACTGATGCGCCACCGGCGCACGCACAAGACCGAGGAGCCCTTCAAATGCGGCCTGTGTGAGAAGGGCTTTGGGCAGCCCAGCCACCTGCTCTACCACCAGCACGTGCACACCCTCGAGACTCTCTTCAAGTGCCCCGTGTGCCAGAAGGGCTTTGACCAATCTGCCGAGCTGCTGCGGCACAAGTGCCTGCCCGGCGCGGCCGAGCGGCCCTTCAAGTGCCCTGTGTGCAACAAGGCCTACAAGCGCGCGTCGGCCCTGCAGAAGCATCAGCTGGCCCACTGTGCGGCAGCAGAGAAGCCCCTGCGCTGCACGCTGTGCGAACGCCGCTTCTTCTCTTCTTCCGAGTTCGTGCAGCACCGCTGCGATCCGGCCCGCGAGAAGCCACTCAAGTGCCCAGACTGCGAGAAACGCTTCAAGTACGCGTCAGACCTGCAGCGGCACCGGCGGGTACACACGGGCGAGAAGCCCTACAAGTGCCCCAACTGCGACAAGGCCTTCAAGCAGCGGGAGCATCTCAACAAGCACCAGGGCGTGCACGCCCGCGAGCAGCAGTTCAA
- the ZNF319 gene encoding zinc finger protein 319 isoform X1 → MSESWQQPPQTQPQQPQPPQPQHHAEPPPALAEHTLPPGTAENPLGCAVYGILLQPDPGLQPQQHAPLQAAGESGPKCGVCGHDLAHLSSPHEHQCLAGHDRSFQCTQCLKIFHQATDLLEHQCVQAEQKPFVCGVCKMGFSLLTSLAQHHSSHSGLVKCSICEKTYKPAEAAEPATTAAPSLPAAPPPSTVTPAEQADKPYSCPICQKPFKHLSELSRHERIHTGEKPYKCTLCDKSFSQSSHLVHHKRTHSSERPYKCAVCEKTFKHRSHLVRHMYAHSGEHHLFRCNVCELHFKESSELLQHPCTPSGERPFRCGECQKAFKRPSDLRQHERTHSAERPFKCDLCPMGFKQQYALMRHRRTHKTEEPFKCGLCEKGFGQPSHLLYHQHVHTLETLFKCPVCQKGFDQSAELLRHKCLPGAAERPFKCPVCNKAYKRASALQKHQLAHCAAAEKPLRCTLCERRFFSSSEFVQHRCDPAREKPLKCPDCEKRFKYASDLQRHRRVHTGEKPYKCPNCDKAFKQREHLNKHQGVHAREQQFKCVWCGERFLDVALLQEHSAQHSAAAAAAEGAYQVAACLP, encoded by the coding sequence ATGTCGGAAAGCTGGCAACAGCCGCCACAGACGCAGCCGCAGCAGCCACAGCCACCGCAGCCTCAGCACCATGCAGAGCCACCGCCAGCCCTGGCAGAGCACACGCTGCCACCGGGCACGGCGGAGAACCCCCTGGGCTGTGCCGTCTATGGCATCCTCTTGCAGCCAGACCCGGGCCTGCAGCCCCAACAACACGCACCCCTGCAGGCAGCAGGAGAGTCAGGCCCCAAATGTGGCGTGTGTGGTCACGACCTGGCGCACCTGTCCAGTCCGCATGAGCACCAGTGTCTGGCGGGCCATGACCGCTCATTCCAGTGCACACAGTGTCTCAAGATCTTCCACCAGGCCACTGACCTGCTGGAGCACCAGTGCGTGCAGGCTGAGCAGAAGCCCTTCGTATGTGGGGTCTGCAAGATGGGCTTCTCACTACTCACCTCACTGGCACAGCACCACAGCTCCCACAGTGGCCTGGTGAAGTGTTCCATCTGTGAAAAGACCTACAAGCCAGCCGAGGCAGCGGAGCCGGCCACCACTGCCGCCCCGTCGCTTCCCGCAGCACCCCCGCCTTCCACTGTCACCCCTGCTGAACAGGCCGATAAGCCCTACAGCTGCCCCATCTGCCAAAAGCCCTTCAAGCACCTGTCGGAGCTCTCTCGGCATGAGCGGATCCACACCGGTGAGAAGCCCTACAAGTGCACGCTGTGTGACAAAAGCTTCAGCCAGTCGTCGCACCTGGTGCACCACAAGCGCACGCACAGCTCCGAGCGGCCCTACAAGTGTGCAGTCTGTGAGAAGACCTTCAAGCACCGCTCTCACCTGGTGCGCCACATGTACGCGCACTCAGGCGAGCACCACCTGTTCCGCTGCAACGTGTGCGAGTTGCATTTCAAGGAGTCGTCGGAGCTGCTGCAGCACCCGTGCACGCCAAGTGGGGAGCGGCCCTTCCGCTGCGGCGAGTGCCAGAAGGCCTTTAAGCGGCCCTCGGACCTGCGGCAGCATGAGCGCACACACAGCGCCGAGCGGCCCTTCAAGTGCGACCTGTGCCCCATGGGCTTCAAGCAGCAGTATGCACTGATGCGCCACCGGCGCACGCACAAGACCGAGGAGCCCTTCAAATGCGGCCTGTGTGAGAAGGGCTTTGGGCAGCCCAGCCACCTGCTCTACCACCAGCACGTGCACACCCTCGAGACTCTCTTCAAGTGCCCCGTGTGCCAGAAGGGCTTTGACCAATCTGCCGAGCTGCTGCGGCACAAGTGCCTGCCCGGCGCGGCCGAGCGGCCCTTCAAGTGCCCTGTGTGCAACAAGGCCTACAAGCGCGCGTCGGCCCTGCAGAAGCATCAGCTGGCCCACTGTGCGGCAGCAGAGAAGCCCCTGCGCTGCACGCTGTGCGAACGCCGCTTCTTCTCTTCTTCCGAGTTCGTGCAGCACCGCTGCGATCCGGCCCGCGAGAAGCCACTCAAGTGCCCAGACTGCGAGAAACGCTTCAAGTACGCGTCAGACCTGCAGCGGCACCGGCGGGTACACACGGGCGAGAAGCCCTACAAGTGCCCCAACTGCGACAAGGCCTTCAAGCAGCGGGAGCATCTCAACAAGCACCAGGGCGTGCACGCCCGCGAGCAGCAGTTCAAGTGCGTATGGTGCGGGGAGCGCTTCCTAGACGTGGCCTTGTTGCAGGAGCACAGTGCGCAGCATAGTGCCGCCGCCGCGGCAGCGGAGGGCGCCTACCAGGTAGCCGCCTGCCTGCCCTGA